The Leishmania donovani BPK282A1 complete genome, chromosome 23 DNA segment CGCGAACAGGGACATCGCCAAGGATGAAAACGTAGTCATGATGCCCGTCACAGCATGCCTGCATCCAGGCGCCGCTTTCCGCTGCGAACCGTTCTGGAATTTGCTCGCGCCGGAGGTGCAATCAGCTCTGAGTAGCCTGACGTGTGCGTACAacagccgcatcgccgacCGCTCCCTCATCCGGCACAACCAActtctcctcgctctctACATGGCGTacctcgtgctgctgcggaacTGCAACGCAGCACGCTTGTCGGCAACGCCAGGCGGCGACGCTATCGAGTACATCAACTTCATGCCGCGAAATGAGGGAAACTTTGAGCAATTCGCCGCGCACCTCGCAGGGTGGCTAGACGCACCGGAGATATGCCGCAGCGCCCAGGCCTCGCTCGCTTCATACTTCCAGTTGACCCAGGCCGAGGTGCGCCCTGTGATCATTTACGCCCTGTGCATGATCTACAGTCGCATGGTCCCCGTGGACCACCGAGCGTGCTTGCAGTACGCCCTCCAGTCGACGCCGTTGGCCCGCGCTTGGGACGACATGGAGGCCACagccgcccccgccgcgcTCCCACCACCGTCATCCTCAGGGAGTGttggcgacggcagcgtccgcagcggcgttgcgAACGCCTCTCTTGTGCGAGACCCCATCTCTTTCCTGTGCCCCGTGATTGACATGTGCAACCACAGCGACCACGAAAACGTCGCCGTCATGGTACCCGATCGCGAGACGGCGTCCGTGACAGGGCCGGTCATTTGCTTGCGCACCCTCCGCCCGATtgcgaagggggaggagcTCACCATGACGTACGGTGCCGCCCCTCACGAACTCAAGCTCATATGGGGAATGCAGGAAATTCTCCCGTAGCCACCTAGTGGCTaagagggtgaggggagggagggcgtaAGAGCGGCCGTATGTGTAAGGGAGCGGGCACACTGTCGCCGTCCGTGTTGagtgtgggggtggggcgggccaagggtgctgcggtggtgaagGCGAAGGGTCGATGCgccttgcccccccccccttctccgtcGTCTACTCCTCTGTTAACGTGCAAACTCGAGGGCCGTTACTTGttttctgctttttttttcagcttGTCCATTTGGCCACGAGGAAGTCAGCAGATGCGCACACAGAACACAACTACAGCTCATCGCCTTTGCCGCATCACAGCTACATCCTCGTCCTCTAGGACGAACCGTCCTGCCGTCGAGCCGGGGCCACGCGTCTGGCGggctcttctccctcttcttcgtccCTCATACgcatgcgtgctgcgcgattGGCGCCAGACGGTCTTGAGTAGAGACTGCACTCCTTGATTCGGGCGGGCCGCGTCCAcggtcctgctcgagggcgaaagcggcggcgtctgtcGGACGGAAAGTAGAGGGTGATTCAGGCACGCGCCGGATGAGCCCGGGGCGGAAACTGGCCAGTCTCCGGTCAGGGCCCACTGAGATGCTGCACTCTGCCGCCTGTGTGCCATGCCTCTCCCTCAGTCACTTCAAGCCGCGGCACCACATAGCGTGGAGTGGAGACTCTCCACAGTGGCATCTGGAGGAACCTGTGGTATAATTGGGAGTGCGCTCGCCATGCTTTCGGTATCTGTGCCTCCTCAGCCCACCCGGTCGTATGCAGGCGATGCTGCATGCCGCGCAAGCATGCACTCTGCGGCTGATTGGTGTGCGTCTCTTTGCTTCTTTATCACTCGCGCTCTGCTGGTATCTCGATGCCTTGCTCGGATGCGATAAACCATGCTGGCTGTGCAtggcggcgcctgcgcgcagTGCTCGCCTTTACGGATCACGGGGCCTGCTTCATGAAGATCGTGTTGTCGGGGAGAGGCGTCTCTGAACGGCTTGCCCGCATGTGCCGCGACAGGCGGGACGCTGCCATGGGTCTGTGGCCGCAGgaagtggggggggggggggcttccGCCCTTCTCTGCGTCCGCACGCCTTTGACAGAGGTGGGTGTGCCAATGTGTGTTTAGTTCTTGATGCTTAGTGAACTGGTACAAACATCATCATGGCCGCAAGTCTCTTCGGACCTGCGCCGGCCCAGACCTCTCCCGCCGTCACCAGAAGTATCCACAACCGTACCCGAGGGCAGGTTGCAGGTTGTTCGGCTTCCTCACAAAGGTCAATGCCAGGCCCTTGCTTTCACCGTGAGGTGGCCAGCATCCTCAGGACTGGAACGCAGAAAGCAAGGACGAAACGGAGCCGCACGTCGAAGAGGTCTTCATCCATGACGACACAGAGGGCGATAGAGAGTGAGTGAGACGCGTATGTCACGCCGACGTGCACGTGTATATGTGTGCCTATGTGTGTCCTGGCGTGCTTACTTGCAGCGGCCATGATGTGATGAGACGAtacagagagggagtgggcCTCACGCGTGCGGAAGGGGTGCCACAGCACCACGTGGTgtctcctcccctccaccaccttcaGTCAATTCTCATTCTTTTCTTCCCTATATCATGATTTTGCCGCCGCGAAATGCAGCTGCATGCGCGGGAGATGCGTGCCACACTCGTCTGCCGGCAGGGCGCCAGCCGACAGTggatgcagcggcagtcACAGGATCCGTTTGTAGCCAAGGCGCGCCAGGACGGCTACGTCGCGCGCAGCGCGTACAAACTGACACACATAGACGACCGCTTTCACCTCTTCGAccgccagcacacacgcatcgcGATAGACCTCGGCTGCAGTCCGGGCGGGTGGTGTCAGGTGATACGTGAGAGGGCCGGCGACCGCTGCTTCCTCCTTGGTATCGATCTTCTGCCCATCAAGGCGCAGATCCCGAATGCCGTGATTGTGCAGGGAGACTTTACAGACGTTACCACCCAAGAGAAGCTTGTGAAGTGCCTTGCCCATCACAGCGCTACTCTCGGCAGAGGAGATgcaacgacggcggtggcgtcgccgtcctcctcttGCTTTACCAAAGTGGATGTCGTCACGTCGGACATGTGCCCTAACCGAATGGGCGGCTCCCAAGATcggcagcgcatcgcgcagctgAACCTGCAAGCCATCAACGTGTGTGCACCGCTGCTACGCATTGGCGGGCACTTTGTATGCAAAGTCCTCGGGAGCCGCGCCGCCTACGAGGAGCTGTGGTGCCGCCTGTCCCGACTCTTCCTTACTGTGCACGCGTGTAAGCCGCCGGCGAGCCGCATGCACAGTGATGAGGCTTTCTTGGTGGCGCTGGACAAGCTTGCAACGCCGCGTCCGGCCTCGTCCGCCACCCGAAGCTGCTCCTCGAGAGCGATCATGGGCACAGCTAGTGgagacagcagcggtgggggtCGTTTCGGCCTGGACGACTGGCCGGGTTTCGGGCGCCCGgaacggcgccagcggcggggATGAGGCTCTAcagcagagagggaaagaggatGGAAGAAGGACTGCTACAAGAGAGCCCGCGCAAtggcagcgcgtgtgtgcatgtagTTGTAGCCCTGCTGAAGGACCGCCTCGCCTCATCATCTGTCTCTTCGCATGCAGTGTTGAAAACAACATGATCCGTGGGTGAACACgacatgaaaaaaaaaaaacgaaggagCAATCGAAGATCTGTTTCCGCGTGTGAGCACCCGTTGCATgtcccacacgcacatacactgGCAAGCAGAACGGCTCCACACGTCACGGGCACAGATCATGAAGTCTACGTACTTCGTGTGTAGGCGCAGCATGCAGCGCTACGGCTGCTTGCGTggcgtgcgcctcttccttgACGAGAAGCGATCGGGCACATGCACAGATGCAGGCAAATTCGCACTCGAGCATGCACGCACGAactcgcccccccctcctctcccgcctccctctctgtcaTCCTTGTTTATCATCTTTGCGCAGTTACCtctcgaaaaaaaagaggaccgaaaaaaacgaaaaacatAAAACGAACAACCAGCGCAAAactccctctcctctgcttATTCTTCGCTTTCCCCTGCCACCCCATCGCTCACTCTCCGTGTCCCCACCatctcccttctcttcgACATTGTGGCCgctcctcttttctccccTCGTGTGCTCGTCTTCCACGTGCTTTGCTTGTTTCTTCTCTTCACGCTTACCCCTACGCAAACGATCACATACACTCGAACAACTTTTCATCTCTCGTCTCCACAGTTCCCCTTGCTTCTTCCTCGTTACCTTTTATTTTCCCGTTGCCCACGCAAGTgaccttcctctccctctctctcatctcctcttcgcttttccccaccaccgccaccaccatcggACTTCACTGTATCGTGAGGTACAGAGACACCGCAAGCGTGAACGGACTCTCgtgcggaggggagggggtaaaGCACCACGACGAACAAATATACCGGGAAAAGGCGCGACTCATAGTGTGTGAATCACGTGACTGAAGTCCGTCagtgttttctttttcttctctgtctTTCGTCGGGCCTTTTTCTGGAATATAAAGTTCCGTATTACGAGTGATATCGTGCGTTGTCGTTGTCTTtcgatctctctctcgcacactCAAAGGGTATATCAGTCTCCGTCTCTTCGCCACTCTTCACCTGCCGCACGTACCCCTCGGCTCCTTCCATTCTCTTTCCCCGTACTCTTGTCGTTTCACGTTTTCTTCACCTCCTCATCCCCtctgcccttttttttttgtttgtttctcGTTCCAGCGCacgtctctgtgcgtgtgtgtgtgtgtgtgtgtgtgttttgttgGAGGAGggtctgtgtatgtgcgtatctacttgtgtgtgtgtgtgtgtgtacgtgtgtgtgtgtgcttaaAACTACACGCTTCAGCGCGTTGCTTTTCTCCCGcttgcttctctcccctttACTCTGCCACGTCTTTGCTCCGCTTTTCTCTTTATTTTCCCTTGGATTACcgtggctgtgtgtgcgtgtgtgtgtgtgtccggTTCCGCACACGTCCGCGCAGTACTAACCAGACGCCCAGTGCCTATACATACGGCGTTCGTGCGTGTCCACGTGCTTTCGTGTGGCCACTGTCTTCCGTGAGCACCCGCTCCTTCGCAGAGCTCCATTCTAACTTCGACCAGCTGTAGCATTGGTGGCCTCGGCACCTCCGCTTCAGTCATGAGCGACAATCCTCACTCGCTGCATCCGCTGTCGTCGGACTCGACAAGTCAAGCATTGCACTCCTCGACGAAGCCCCCTTCCACCCCGCACGAAGGCGAGTTTCACAGTGTGCGGGACTCGAGCGTTGTGGAGCCGACAGAGGCGAACGGGAAAAAGTCGCACGTCGGCCCCCACCTCGGCTCTCGCATGCGCATCTACGAGTACTCCATCGAGCACAATGACGCCTTCTGGGCCGAAATTGCACGGCGCGACTTCTACTGGAAGACGACCTGGCCGGATGACCAGCACGTCAAGTCGTACAACTTCGACAAATCCAAGGGCCCCATCTTTGTGAAGTGGTTCGAGGGCGCCGTGACGAACGTCTNNNNNNNNNNNNNNNNNNNNNNNNNNNNNNNNNNNNNNNNNNNNNNNNNNNNNNNNNNNNNNNNNNNNNNNNNNNNNNNNNNNNNNNNNNNNNNNNNNNTCCATTCTAACTTCGACCAGCTGTAGCATTGGTGGCCTCGGCACCTCCGCTTCAGTCATGAGCGACAATCCTCACTCGCTGCATCCGCTGTCGTCGGACTCGACAAGTCAAGCATTGCACTCCTCGACGAAGCCCCCTTCCACCCCGCACGAAGGCGAGTTTCACAGTGTGCGGGACTCGAGCGTTGTGGAGCCGACAGAGGCGAACGGGAAAAAGTCGCACGTCGGCCCCCACCTCGGCTGTCGCATGCGCATCTACGAGTACTCCATCGAGCACAATGACGCCTTCTGGGCCGAAATTGCACGGCGCGACTTCTACTGGAAGACGACCTGGCCGGATGACCAGCACGTCAAGTCGTACAACTTCGACAAATCCAAGGGCCCCATCTTTGTGAAGTGGTTCGAGGGCGCCGTGACGAACGTCTGCTACAACGCGTTGGACCGCCACCTGCCGGCGCACAAGGATCGCGTGTGCTTTTACTTTGAAGGCAACGACCCGAGTGTGACGGAAGCAGTCAC contains these protein-coding regions:
- a CDS encoding ribosomal RNA methyltransferase-like protein, whose translation is MRATLVCRQGASRQWMQRQSQDPFVAKARQDGYVARSAYKLTHIDDRFHLFDRQHTRIAIDLGCSPGGWCQVIRERAGDRCFLLGIDLLPIKAQIPNAVIVQGDFTDVTTQEKLVKCLAHHSATLGRGDATTAVASPSSSCFTKVDVVTSDMCPNRMGGSQDRQRIAQLNLQAINVCAPLLRIGGHFVCKVLGSRAAYEELWCRLSRLFLTVHACKPPASRMHSDEAFLVALDKLATPRPASSATRSCSSRAIMGTASGDSSGGGRFGLDDWPGFGRPERRQRRG